Proteins from one Triticum aestivum cultivar Chinese Spring chromosome 7A, IWGSC CS RefSeq v2.1, whole genome shotgun sequence genomic window:
- the LOC123147208 gene encoding choline-phosphate cytidylyltransferase 2, with amino-acid sequence MMSTNLLEYPNLLILMTLYINWECLICVLFVQVKSIGRFKETKRTDGISTSDIIKRILKDYNQYIMRNLTWGYSRKDLGVSYVKEKQLRVNMGITKLKEKVKEHQEKFHSAAKIAGKQSCGVYGEY; translated from the exons ATGATGTCTACGAATTTGTTAGAATATCCAAATCTCCTCATTCTCATGACCTTATATATAAACTGGGAATGTCTGATTTGTGTGCTGTTTGTGCAGGTCAAGTCCATTGGGAGGTTCAAGGAGACCAAGCGCACGGATGGCATCTCGACATCGGACATCATCAAGAGGATCTTGAAGGACTACAACCAGTACATCATGCGGAATCTCACCTGGGGTTACTCCCGAAAAGACCTCGGTGTGAGCTATGTCAAG GAGAAGCAATTGAGAGTGAACATGGGCATTACCAAGCTAAAAGAGAAGGTCAAGGAGCATCAagagaag TTTCACAGCGCCGCAAAGATAGCTGGGAAGCAATCCTGTGGAGTGTATGGAGAATACTGA
- the LOC123147210 gene encoding secretory carrier-associated membrane protein 6 isoform X3, translating into MSPSTYPLEDENVNPTANWKLSAPAPAKKSWIPAGFGGSGKHDATIDIPLYDPKKREQELLSWEEDLKRRERDIIQRENAMNRAGVTIEVKNWPPFFPVIHHDIANEIPTHAHQLQYLAFASWLGIVVCLSWNVVAVLVESIHGEGANILPHEHFFFSVHLFLILFMADIVLFLLAIIYAAFGCPLSYILWYRPLYQAMRTDSVVTFAQFFVFYSVHVGFCVIAAIALPIIFMGKTLTGYACIFEGTGEA; encoded by the exons ATGTCTCCTAGCACCTATCCGCTCGAAGACGAGAATGTCAATCCTACCGCG AATTGGAAATTATCAGCACCAGCTCCAGCAAAGAAATCATGGATCCCAGCGGGCTTTGGAGGCAGTGGCAAGCATGACGCCACCATCGACATCCCATTATAT GATCCGAAGAAGCGGGAGCAAGAGCTCTTATCATGGGAGGAGGATTTGAAGAGGAGGGAGCGG GATATCATACAGAGGGAGAATGCAATGAACAGAG CTGGTGTCACCATCGAAGTGAAAAATTGGCCACCATTCTTCCCCGTCATACATCATGACATAGCCAATGAAATACCAACCCATGCTCACCAGTTGCAATATTTAGCATTTGCTAGTTGGCTAG GAATTGTTGTATGTCTCAGTTGGAATGTAGTTGCTGTCTTAGTTGAATCAATTCACGGGGAAGGTGCTAATATTTTGCCTCACGAACATTTTTTTTTCAGTGTGCATCTTTTTCTTATCCTTTTTATGGCAGATATTGTTCTTTTTCTCCTTGCCATCATCTATGCTGCATTTGGATGTCCTCTTTCATACATCCTATGGTACAGGCCTCTGTACCAGGCCATGAG AACTGATAGCGTGGTGACATTTGCCCAGTTTTTCGTCTTCTACTCG GTGCATGTTGGGTTTTGTGTTATTGCTGCAATTGCTCTGCCGATAATATTCATGGGGAAAACTCTTAC AGGGTATGCGTGTATTTTCGAGGGCACAGGTGAAGCCTAG
- the LOC123147210 gene encoding secretory carrier-associated membrane protein 5 isoform X2 — MSPSTYPLEDENVNPTANWKLSAPAPAKKSWIPAGFGGSGKHDATIDIPLYDPKKREQELLSWEEDLKRRERDIIQRENAMNRAGVTIEVKNWPPFFPVIHHDIANEIPTHAHQLQYLAFASWLGIVVCLSWNVVAVLVESIHGEDIVLFLLAIIYAAFGCPLSYILWYRPLYQAMRTDSVVTFAQFFVFYSVHVGFCVIAAIALPIIFMGKTLTGILVAIEVLNTDMFVGVLYLIGFVLFTAESLISIWVLERVCVYFRGHR; from the exons ATGTCTCCTAGCACCTATCCGCTCGAAGACGAGAATGTCAATCCTACCGCG AATTGGAAATTATCAGCACCAGCTCCAGCAAAGAAATCATGGATCCCAGCGGGCTTTGGAGGCAGTGGCAAGCATGACGCCACCATCGACATCCCATTATAT GATCCGAAGAAGCGGGAGCAAGAGCTCTTATCATGGGAGGAGGATTTGAAGAGGAGGGAGCGG GATATCATACAGAGGGAGAATGCAATGAACAGAG CTGGTGTCACCATCGAAGTGAAAAATTGGCCACCATTCTTCCCCGTCATACATCATGACATAGCCAATGAAATACCAACCCATGCTCACCAGTTGCAATATTTAGCATTTGCTAGTTGGCTAG GAATTGTTGTATGTCTCAGTTGGAATGTAGTTGCTGTCTTAGTTGAATCAATTCACGGGGAAG ATATTGTTCTTTTTCTCCTTGCCATCATCTATGCTGCATTTGGATGTCCTCTTTCATACATCCTATGGTACAGGCCTCTGTACCAGGCCATGAG AACTGATAGCGTGGTGACATTTGCCCAGTTTTTCGTCTTCTACTCG GTGCATGTTGGGTTTTGTGTTATTGCTGCAATTGCTCTGCCGATAATATTCATGGGGAAAACTCTTAC GGGAATTCTTGTGGCTATCGAGGTTTTAAACACGGATATGTTTGTCGGG GTACTTTATCTAATTGGATTTGTATTGTTCACGGCAGAATCTCTTATAAGCATTTGGGTGCTTGAG AGGGTATGCGTGTATTTTCGAGGGCACAGGTGA
- the LOC123147210 gene encoding secretory carrier-associated membrane protein 4 isoform X1, translating to MSPSTYPLEDENVNPTANWKLSAPAPAKKSWIPAGFGGSGKHDATIDIPLYDPKKREQELLSWEEDLKRRERDIIQRENAMNRAGVTIEVKNWPPFFPVIHHDIANEIPTHAHQLQYLAFASWLGIVVCLSWNVVAVLVESIHGEGANILPHEHFFFSVHLFLILFMADIVLFLLAIIYAAFGCPLSYILWYRPLYQAMRTDSVVTFAQFFVFYSVHVGFCVIAAIALPIIFMGKTLTGILVAIEVLNTDMFVGVLYLIGFVLFTAESLISIWVLERVCVYFRGHR from the exons ATGTCTCCTAGCACCTATCCGCTCGAAGACGAGAATGTCAATCCTACCGCG AATTGGAAATTATCAGCACCAGCTCCAGCAAAGAAATCATGGATCCCAGCGGGCTTTGGAGGCAGTGGCAAGCATGACGCCACCATCGACATCCCATTATAT GATCCGAAGAAGCGGGAGCAAGAGCTCTTATCATGGGAGGAGGATTTGAAGAGGAGGGAGCGG GATATCATACAGAGGGAGAATGCAATGAACAGAG CTGGTGTCACCATCGAAGTGAAAAATTGGCCACCATTCTTCCCCGTCATACATCATGACATAGCCAATGAAATACCAACCCATGCTCACCAGTTGCAATATTTAGCATTTGCTAGTTGGCTAG GAATTGTTGTATGTCTCAGTTGGAATGTAGTTGCTGTCTTAGTTGAATCAATTCACGGGGAAGGTGCTAATATTTTGCCTCACGAACATTTTTTTTTCAGTGTGCATCTTTTTCTTATCCTTTTTATGGCAGATATTGTTCTTTTTCTCCTTGCCATCATCTATGCTGCATTTGGATGTCCTCTTTCATACATCCTATGGTACAGGCCTCTGTACCAGGCCATGAG AACTGATAGCGTGGTGACATTTGCCCAGTTTTTCGTCTTCTACTCG GTGCATGTTGGGTTTTGTGTTATTGCTGCAATTGCTCTGCCGATAATATTCATGGGGAAAACTCTTAC GGGAATTCTTGTGGCTATCGAGGTTTTAAACACGGATATGTTTGTCGGG GTACTTTATCTAATTGGATTTGTATTGTTCACGGCAGAATCTCTTATAAGCATTTGGGTGCTTGAG AGGGTATGCGTGTATTTTCGAGGGCACAGGTGA